taacaggaaaaaaccaaactacacccaactcccccaactctcttgaggactaacaccctagTAGTCAATTTCCGTCAACGATTAAGAAATGTAACGTTTTGGTTGGACCGAAGCCAGAAGCTGGTGGAAGTAGCGTCAGCATCTGAGTTAGCCAGAAGCGGCGGTGTTCAATGtttttgtcttcttttcttcTAAATTTAGATGTTAATTCAGTAAGCGGCATTTGGACAGCCTTTTCTATGTGTACCTCGATTAATTCTTAGTATACTTTTCACTGCTTTGCAGTGTCTTAGCAACAGGATAGTCTTGCAGGCTTCAATAGGTGGTTGTAGATAAAATCCTGGATTGCTATTCATCCCATTCTCTTATTTGCAGCAACTTGCAGTTGTTTGCCGTGTTCTGCTGTCTTTAAAATATGACCTGCAGTCTCTTTTGGAATTAGGAAAGTATGTGCAGACTGTTCAGTTGTGTCGCTATAAGGTTTATATGTACGGACTTTTGTCATTGTACTTCTTTTTGTACTACAGCTTATGTCACTCTCGCAAACCTATCATcggtttggttttctttttctttaaaacaacattttcgttTATGTTTCAAGTCCCTTTTCTTTGCTCACCAAAATCAGGAAGGACTGAAACATTATAagtttcttatttctttctctaGCGAGGTTCTGTAGAAAAAAATAAACTTTGGTAAACATTTGTTAAGTGGAAGACAGTAAAAAAAATTTAGTTGCCCAACTGGTCATAATCCAAagaaaactttattaatttcttaATGCAAGTTTAATACAATCTTAAAAAAACATCTCCTTTGATAATTTCATAAGCCTCCGTGAATTTGAATTCGCGCCCTACAGATGCAGCATATGCAAGAATTGCAGCTTCTTTATCTATATTCAAGCCCCTCAATATTTTTTGATACCGTGAACAACAAAGACGTATGTCCCCGAATCTTTCTGATAGACATTGTGTCGTTCTTCCTTGATCATTACCATTTGAGTTGACAAAATATTGAAGAACACGATCCCAGAATGTTGTTGCGCTCTCCTCCATTGTAGTTTCTTCTAAGCCTGCAAGATAAGCCCTGTAAAGATCATTATCTTCTTCAGTGGTGAAATTCATTTCGCGCTGGTTAGTTAAGCAAATAGTATGAGAAATAAGAAGTTGCGTCTAGAAACCATATATATAAAAAGAACATATTTAAGTTTAATAGTAAACATCCTAGTTTTGGGGATCAAAGAAGACAAAAATGATCTGGTCTTGGGATCTATCCTACTCTGGGGGATCTATGCTAGTTTGAAAATGAAGAATATTTCTTACACTATCCTCTCGATCCAGTCCTGATTCAAATTGCGCATTATGTGCACCAAGTTGAATGGATAAGTTCTCtgtacaaaaaaaaacacaattattAATTACAAACTTATTCATGGAATATTAGAGGAATTATGCATATGCATATAAAGAACCATAATTTTAGTTACTTACGGTTGACAATCTTTTGGAAAACAAATGTGAACGAGACTGAACTTCCTTTTCACATATGGAGATCTGAACCAAATGATATACATCATATTAACCCAAAGGGATATAACcaatatatcaaagagattaacAACATACATACTTGGCATTTTGCCGCCATTCTTTCACTAGAGTATGTGCAAAAATTCATAAAGTTTACATTTCGTAAAAGAAAGACGTCGTGTTTTATTATCAACCAAGAAATCTGTTACATATTCACTCGCATGAAAATTAAATTTGATAAATACTAGAAAATTTTACCTTTGAAAGCAAATCAAATGATGTTAGAGATGATGGGGGTCAAAGCGATCGCTTTAAATAATCATGACTTAATTCGAACAATTTAGTTATTAACACCTGGTAGCTATTTAGATTAAATTAAATAAAGTGTGCATATAAAGTTCAGCTCACCTATATTAAGAATCAAACTAAGACTAGGATTTCTAAGTAGTGGGCCAGTATCCGTTTAATTATAATATTCAGGGTTCACTCACCCACGTGACCCACCGACTTGTATATGGGTGATGCAAAATCAGTTGACCGTTGGATTCAATGTATTAACAAAAAGGAAAAGATATGCATTTGAGATTTGATAAGTACCGCGTACAATATCTAACACCTGGCTTCGCCTTGCTTTGTATTTAAGCCACCTGTACTTagaatcaaaaacttagcttattaAAAGAATTCGTatagtttatcaaaaaaaaaagaattcgtATTTGCGTTGAACTCGACTTCCGATTTACTTGTTATCCGTGGTGAAATAGGTATTCCAAAGTTGGTACTTTCCTATAAAATCATAGGTGTCGTAAAGAAGATTATTAGATGAGAATCATAGCACAGCGTGTGGCAGATTAATTGATTTGTTTTCACACCGTGTGCAGCACTTGAtttactttcaagagaaaatacagGTTGGTCAAATTTTTGTTTACTCTCTATGAAGTTCATACGCTATAGATCTCCATGGTTTGTTTTGTTCATGTAAATTTCAATTTAATTAGAATTATTTTACTTTATGCAAAATATCTAGTTGTACTACATATTGTTATCATGATTCTATGATTTCTATAAAAAATCATAATTATCAAAAACATTATGTAATTGTGTTTTTTTCCTAATATCTTATATTTTTTGTCATTGATgattgttgattatttttttgttttaatcaaGAGAAGATAAATATCCTTTGGCTAACGAATAAAACTCTATTCAAAATTCAGGTTTAatggtttggttttctgtttGTATGTGGTTTCTATTGTAATTTTCCAACGTTTTTagtattatttatttatatatttatttgaaGCATATGTTATTATCTGATGAATTATTTTCCTAtaaatttttttcataaatatCTTACCTTCTTCTTTATTCACAGGAATGGATAAAAGCTGGATGTACGAGAGAAACAAGTTGAGCCCTAAATTCTTAAAAGGGGTTCAATCGTTTATTCAGATGGCATCTAATTATATGGCGGAGAAAAACATGGATAAATGTTTATGTCCATGTGCAAATTGTATAAACGCAAGCGTTCATGTTTCATTGAATTTTGTCGAAAGCCATCTATATAAATATGGAATGGCAGGAAGTTACACGATATGGATACATCATGGAGAAGTTGATCCTAATTCCCAAAATCAGCCTAATCCAAGTTCCGCCAACGTtgatattgatgatgatgatgatgattatgaggaCGACGATGAAATAGTTGAAATGATACACACACAAATCGAATCGAGACGGTTGGATAGTCAAGGAGAAGGAATGGATACTGGTCGTGATGATAAGGGTGAAGTATATTTTGGAGAGTTTGTTGAGTTATTAAGTGAAGCCAAAGAAGAATTGTATCCTGGCTGCACAGATTTTTCGTCATTGACGTTCCTTATAAAGTTGATGCATATCAAGGTACTAAATCACATGAGTAAAAAGTGCTTTGAAATGCTCCTCCAACTGCTGAAACTAGCTTTTCCAAAAACCAATAGGATTCCGAAGTCATACTATGATGCCAAGAAGATGCTTCGTGACTTGGGATTGGGTTATGAATCAATCCATGCATGTAAAAATGATTGTGCAGTCTTTTGGAAAGAACACAGTGAAAGAGTTGATTGTCCTGTTTGTCATGAGTCTAGGTACAAAATTGACGATGGGAAAGGCAAGAAAATCCCGCACAAGATATTGCGATATTTTCCAttaaaacctagattacaaagGTTATTTTCATCAAAACACACAGCTAAAGATATGCGATGGCACAAGGACAAGTATGACCAGAAAGAAGGAGTTTTGAAGCATCCTGCTGATGGGGAAGCTTGGAAAGATTTTGATAATCGGTATCCATCGTTTGCACAAGATCCGCGTAACGTTCGACTTGGTTTGGCCACCGATGGATTTAATCCTTTTGGAAACATGAGCAACTCATACAGCATGTGGCCGGTGATACTTATACCTTATAATCTACCTCCTTGGAAATGCATGAAGGAGCCTTTTTTCATGATGTCACTACTTATTCCTGGCCCACAAGCACCTGGCAGAGATATTGATGTATATTTGCGTCCTTTGATCGATGAACTGAAAGAATTGTGGGATACTGGTGTGGAAACTTATGATTCCTCAAGTGAAAAAAGTTTTCGTATGCATGCAGCTGTGTTGTGGACCATTAATGACTTTCCAGCATATGCCAATTTGTCTGGATGGAGTACAAAAGGGTATTTAGCTTGTCCTGTTTGCAATGAAGATGCACCATCAATTAAATTGAGGAGCAAGATATGTTATATGGGCCATCGCCGATACCTGTCCCCTGATCATAAGTGGAGACAGAGTAATGTTCATAATGGAAAACACGATTATCGGTTTCCACCTAAGAAGTTTACAGGAGATGAACTTTTGTCCCAGATGAACAATATTAGAATTACCAATCCGGGAAAGCATCCAGATATATATGACAAGAATCGTAAGCGTTGTCCTGATGAATTGAACTGGGTAAAGAAGAGCATATTCTACGAGCTTCCATATTGGAAAGATCATTTAATCAGACATAAGCTTGATGTGATGCATATTGAGAAAAATATATGTGATAACATTGTGGGAACATTGAAGGAAAAACAAAATATACAATGGAAGCTCGTTTAGATTTGGAAGACATGAACATAAAAAAAGAGTTGCATCTTAAACGCGTGGGAAAAAAATTCATAAAACGTCCTGCGTGTTATACTCTGTCACCAGATCAAAGGAGAGATTTTTGTAAATTCCTAAAATCGGTGAAGTTTCCATATGGTTATGCCGCTAACATATCAAGGAGTGTTAACATATCAGATCCGTTCAAGATAATTAGCAGTCGAAGGAAGAATTCAACTCAAACTGTTATGAAATTTCCCTCCTGCAAGAGCTTAAATATTCACAACAGACCTGTCTTCCTTCGTGGCCAATGCATAGGTCTCTCTAACACCTGATATCCCTATCCCCGTACTTAACTTAAACAAATCCtagaaaaacaactaaaaagaATGAGATGACGCAACACATACAAAAGACAACAAATAAAGAAACGCAAAACCACAGGTAAAGAAAACACATAATGTTTTTGTAATATACTGTAAGTGTGAGAATCTGCAGTATCCCATTAATTGACATTTTATCAAGCACCATATATGCATTATCCAATTCGCCAGCCCATTGATCAGAGTGGTATGAATACTGAATTTGGAGAATGACccataaaaaatataagaaaagatTTGATTTTAGTAGGACAATACCTTGTAATCATCTGTTTGCACTTTCACCTTTTGGTATATTAGTTTCAAGGAAATGAAAGGATTTTGCTTGATTAACATCAGATAAAGAAAACAACTTGCAGTTAGCTTCATGTAATCTCTTCAAAACTGCTGCAGTTTGGAACAAGGAAATAAAGGAGTGAAAATAAGGAGTGGTGTAGTGTTGATCGTGGGAAACCAAAATTGGCCGTAAATTTGAAATGAGTATATCATGAGCGCGGGTATTAAGTAGTTGCATCAAACACGATTTAATGTAAGTTGTGTGCAATAAAAAATCTCCGTCAGATCTCATCCATGAATAAAATCCTCGGCACGGCAGAATTAGCTGAATAACTTAGGTTTTGTTTCTGAATTCAAATTTAGCTAGTAACCTTTTTTTCCCCATAAATAAGATATTTCATCAAAAGACTAAGGCTCAAGAATAGTAGGTGTTACAAAAGAAGTAGACCCATCTAGTGTGGGTGTAGATTTcccaatattagatttatctacttgaAATTGTTTAATACTATATGGGAGGAAAGTTTCCCCATTTGATAGTGGAATTCAAAGGTCAAACAAACTTAGCTAGAATATCCTCAACTTGATTTCCTAGTCTAGGAATAaagaaaaatccaaaaagttaTTATAAAGATTAACTATTCTATTTTCTACAGTTATATAAGCTTTGGCTCGTCAAGAAATGTTTGTTGATGTTAAAGATTCTTGTTCTCAACTAGGAGAATGGGAAAGATGTTTTCATGGATGTCACTGGTGTCTCCCCTTTCACTGGTGATGGTATTCGTTCATTTTTCCTCGGAAAGGCTTTTTCCAACGCGGTTTCTAGAAAACAcactaaatatttggacaagtgtaCTTCTTTGGGATTTGGTCTGGGCATCTTGGCGAAGacactttgatttttttcaagCGTTTGAAGAATTTCTTAATTAGTAACGATGCTGATAGTGgctttggtagttttattttccatagattaggtgttgctattcaaagaggagttggagcccagcttgttgctaggattCCGACTAGGAGCTTTGTTTGAGTTTTGTAAGAActttaccaaaaataaataagttaaaaaaagaaaaaaagaaaaaaaacaactttGTTTTGGTTTTGTAAGGTTTTGACGTATCTGTATATAATTTTGCTTCGCATTTAATATAATGTTGTtttactaaaaagaaaaaaaaacaagaaaatagaattcaATAAAAAACTTTTTTATCAAAAATAGGTTTACCTATAATTCatgcttaaaaaataaaaacaacaaaatccctaTAAATTAAACCTATATATCCTTGTAACACATAGGGAATGTCATGATGTATCAAAattaattttctctaaaggatattataatacatcaaaattcattttttcatTCAGATATCGTTGTAGTACAATGGTAAAGCTATTAGGTGATGTTATAAGTGACTATTAGAGATCGAAACTTGTGATCACAAAATTCTATatagatcaaaaataaataatttctcaATTATAGCTACTTGAGCACAAACTCATCAGCAGCAAATCCTATAACGATCGGGAAGGAACAAAAAAAACGAAAAATTAACTTCTTTCTGAAGCACTCTGCTTTAGAGTATGGTATCCTACacaaaaatatttcaaaaacatATGGGTTTACTACTTATGAACAAATCACATTCCACAAATATGGACAGGCCGATGTAGTTAACTTCGGATTCTGGTTCGTCTCAGCCAGGAACATTTTCCCACATCACCAATTTTTAAAATAGAAACAAGTATTCATTCAAAATAGTAAGAAAATCAATAACCATACAAATTTCAAAAATTACAACCAAGATTTCCCGCAATCAACTGACATTCAATCAAGTTTTCAGGAGGATTCCAGTTGATTCCGTCTCGGTGAAATTAAGCATCATGCTGCCTTGAGTGCCGAAACCGGAATTTCCGAAGAGATCTCGGTCGTCTCTCGCGGCCGAGATCGACTGCGTTTGCCCAGAATCAAAAGTCAGTACCACAAAGAAAATAGATAGTGGAAATCCAGCAATTTATCCTTAGTTGGTAAGCAGTTGTAATACATGCATTTCAGAAAGAGATGATAAAGGATATGACGAAGTTTCGTGAACAAAAAAATTCCAACCGATAGTTATATTATATATAGAAATATTGTGAGCTAGACTATTATTAGAACAACTCTATTTGGAATCCAGTTGTCCTTCCATAGAGATAGCGACTCCCAAACATAATGTTTTTTTATTATGTCAATCATATGAAATATCCTTTTCCATAAAGGATAGAGTTTGgtttaaaatatcttttttctTAATACTAAGACCACCAAGAACCTTAATTTGTCAAAACAAGATGTCTTTCCAGCTCTTGGGATAAAACATGATATCATTCTTTAATGTCCTTCATCCAAATTTTCTTTGTGCAAAATCCATTTTAACATTATTTTGCataagaaatataaataagtggTGATTTTTTATACCTCCTAGTAGAGGTTTAAGTTGGGGTGTGCGAGCGCTAAAAGTTGAGACCACCCCAAGATGTGACTTAGAATGGCATAAGTTATAGTTTCGTGTTTTGTGCTGGGACAAATTAATCGGCATAGTGGCACAACACAACCTGCAAAGAAAGGATGCCATAACATGCATAAAATACTACACAACACATTTTTGAAATTTTATATTCGTTATTTTAGCTTATTTCTTTGACAATTATTACATATACATATAATATCCAAATgtatgaaaaataatattttctttacatgaAATAAATATATTAGAACCAACACGGCACGACTCAACACTTTTATTTTTCTTGCACAACACAACATAACACGTCGTCTAACAAGGTGCAGTACAACACGCCTTAATCTCTAGATAGAACAACACACAACACAACCAGCACACTAAGGATCGATGTAACTTCGTTTGCTGAGCCGACACATCTTACACCTCTACCTCTCAGCAGGCTCCCACATAGTTAGCTAAGCTCAGTCTTAGCTGGTCGTTTAAGGAACACAGATCTCCAAACAGCTAATTTACCTCTAAAAttgtaaaataaaaatcaaatatgtTAGTTTGAAGTAATAAGAAAattcttaaatatttttcatgcaaatatgttcTTCAATTggagaatattaaaatatcattcttAACATTAATTATGTGATGTGACTAAATATATAGGCAGATTTGGCAAAGTGCACCAAGATGTCTAGCATCAGGGCTTCAATGGATTTCCGAGAACTCCGATATTATTCGA
Above is a genomic segment from Papaver somniferum cultivar HN1 chromosome 10, ASM357369v1, whole genome shotgun sequence containing:
- the LOC113315969 gene encoding uncharacterized protein LOC113315969, yielding MDKSWMYERNKLSPKFLKGVQSFIQMASNYMAEKNMDKCLCPCANCINASVHVSLNFVESHLYKYGMAGSYTIWIHHGEVDPNSQNQPNPSSANVDIDDDDDDYEDDDEIVEMIHTQIESRRLDSQGEGMDTGRDDKGEVYFGEFVELLSEAKEELYPGCTDFSSLTFLIKLMHIKVLNHMSKKCFEMLLQLLKLAFPKTNRIPKSYYDAKKMLRDLGLGYESIHACKNDCAVFWKEHSERVDCPVCHESRYKIDDGKGKKIPHKILRYFPLKPRLQRLFSSKHTAKDMRWHKDKYDQKEGVLKHPADGEAWKDFDNRYPSFAQDPRNVRLGLATDGFNPFGNMSNSYSMWPVILIPYNLPPWKCMKEPFFMMSLLIPGPQAPGRDIDVYLRPLIDELKELWDTGVETYDSSSEKSFRMHAAVLWTINDFPAYANLSGWSTKGYLACPVCNEDAPSIKLRSKICYMGHRRYLSPDHKWRQSNVHNGKHDYRFPPKKFTGDELLSQMNNIRITNPGKHPDIYDKNRKRCPDELNWVKKSIFYELPYWKDHLIRHKLDVMHIEKNICDNIVGTLKEKQNIQWKLV